Proteins from one Cicer arietinum cultivar CDC Frontier isolate Library 1 chromosome 3, Cicar.CDCFrontier_v2.0, whole genome shotgun sequence genomic window:
- the LOC101493488 gene encoding transcription repressor OFP1-like, producing the protein MGNYRFKLSDMMPNAWFYKLKDMGGRTTRNQTPTQQRKKKQQQSSSTTSTTHSSSKSNQPHQNNPRKSYYFTRELNQTSNRIYNTSPPTTNKNQNVLLDTNLLSEPPRKSSKQRPKRRTPKTSTSSPFDSSEETESPDPEIRTDRVLLPTVTFDEKVTLCNCKMLLHNTNDIIIDVDNNSIARKDDKLNGYDSFSELMQLPPIVTKPEKFNDLLKYAKKKEPKPRSKMASNQQQNIKGSLKVKILKEEKNNINTNTPSRRFSLSSPGVKLRINSPRISSRKIQGHGRKSVSNDSSNRRSLSDSFAIVKSSMNPQRDFRESMVEMIVQNNIRTSKDLEDLLACYLSLNSDEYHELIIKVFKQIWFDLTDNR; encoded by the coding sequence ATGGGGAATTATAGGTTCAAATTGTCAGATATGATGCCTAATGCTTGGTTTTACAAGCTTAAGGATATGGGAGGAAGAACAACAAGAAATCAAACACCAACACAACAAAGGAAGAAAAAGCAACAACAATCTTCTTCAACAACCTCAACCACACActcatcatcaaaatcaaacCAACCCCACCAAAACAATCCAAGAAAATCTTACTACTTTACAAGAGAGCTTAACCAAACAAGCAATAGAATCTACAACACTTCACCACCAACAAcaaacaaaaaccaaaatgtactCTTAGACACAAATTTACTATCTGAACCACCAAGAAAATCATCAAAACAAAGACCAAAAAGAAGAACACCAAAAACTTCAACTTCATCTCCATTTGATAGCTCTGAAGAAACAGAATCCCCTGACCCAGAAATCAGAACAGACCGTGTTCTTCTTCCAACTGTGACATTTGATGAAAAGGTTACACTTTGCAATTGCAAGATGCTACTACACAACACAAATGACATCATAATCGATGTTGACAACAATTCCATAGCAAGAAAAGATGATAAACTAAATGGGTATGATTCATTTTCAGAACTCATGCAACTTCCACCAATTGTGACCAAACCAGAAAAGTTCAATGACTTGTTGAAATATGCAAAGAAGAAAGAACCAAAACCCAGAAGCAAAATGGCTTcaaatcaacaacaaaacataaaagGGTCACTAAAAGTCAAGATTTTGAAGGAAGAAAAGAACAACAtcaacacaaacacaccaagtAGAAGATTTTCATTGAGTTCACCAGGTGTGAAGCTTAGGATCAATTCACCAAGAATTTCAAGCAGGAAAATTCAAGGACATGGCAGGAAAAGCGTGTCGAATGATTCAAGCAACCGGAGAAGCTTATCGGATAGCTTCGCAATTGTGAAATCATCGATGAATCCTCAAAGAGATTTCAGAGAATCAATGGTGGAGATGATTGTGCAGAACAACATAAGGACATCAAAGGATTTGGAAGATCTTCTTGCTTGTTATCTTTCTCTTAATTCAGATGAGTATCATGAACTTATTATCAAAGTGTTCAAGCAAATTTGGTTTGATTTGACTGATAATCGGTAG